One genomic window of Salvia miltiorrhiza cultivar Shanhuang (shh) chromosome 4, IMPLAD_Smil_shh, whole genome shotgun sequence includes the following:
- the LOC131022563 gene encoding uncharacterized protein LOC131022563 produces MSSLLVRLRIWYDGKFVGNNQYVEKLCLDIPEYDVFEFEEAFVHEVLGADLGCESMSRYAFKDKETGEFTFVNVDDEETDFVSLALKFVDEKKNLEILCECNTAVAEVAEVEKIADKIDDKTLEDDHDEELEDSDWELFENVVEDGTDSSDDGLEESDFSDEDDKFLEARRTKERPSKKEKIVEEKGKSILHESSTIPSTLVVLPNEDEFDSDASCESLDDDGNIKPKSKLYSKNIPFNDVKLELVMRFKDAKECQDVVRQWAVANGYNIKWTKTSYGKVEAVCAPGCNWRLYASRIHGQPTCIIKTLNVTHSCIRAQVNRQVNAKFVAAHFLPKLRNNANITVKEMIVDLEVTYGCKVRPMKCYRGKRLALEQIRGTFHDHYAKLRPYVMELMRNDKEGRFELKTFLDKQEKPVFERIYIGFSALRKGFLQGCRKYIRFDACFLKTVLGGSLLAAVSKDCNNKMYPIALAVVEKENEHSWTWFFERLFEDLNINDGLGWTFMSDKQKGLINGIQRLAPLSEHRHCARHIYANWKKNFLGPKFKVMFWNIAKANSKTEFEWCLDEMRQVNAQAAEDFMSKGPSSFCKALINSFTRTDTIDNNVCETFNSYILKSRDKPLIDMLEDIRTSIMTRIYDLSAGMEKSMDSSDLLCPNIRKKLIKIENNVRHCIVRPAVGGKFEVHHKDDAYVVDVVGKVCSCRSWELTAIPCVHALSCIFHNREDPVAYIDPFYYKSNALECYKFGLHPLPGYKAWPVVEGHPILPPQYSRPTGRPKKCRRRGLDDEQNKSNTKLSMRGLQMSCKNCGGFDHNKRTCKAPPKVNFCYEFLH; encoded by the exons ATGTCTAGTCTGTTGGTTAGACTTAGGATATGGTATGATGGGAAGTTTGTTGGTAATAATCAATATGTAGAAAAACTGTGTTTGGACATTCCTGAATATGATGTGTTCGAGTTTGAGGAGGCATTTGTGCATGAGGTGTTGGGTGCTGATTTGGGGTGTGAGAGTATGTCTAGGTATGCATTCAAAGATAAAGAGACTGGTGAGTTCACATTTGTGaatgttgatgatgaagaaactGACTTTGTTAGTCTAGCATTGAAGTTTGTGGATGAGAAGAAGAATTTGGAGATTTTATGTGAATGTAATACGGCTGTTGCAGAGGTAGCAGAGGTAGAAAAGATAGCAGATAAGATTGATGATAAAACTCTTGAAGATGATCACGATGAGGAGCTGGAGGATAGTGATTGGGAGCTTTTTGAAAATGTTGTTGAAGATGGTACTGATTCAAGTGATGATGGGCTTGAGGAGAGTGATTTCTCCGATGAAGATGATAAGTTTTTGGAAGCTAGACGAACAAAGGAAAGGCCAAGCAAAAAAGAGAAGATTGTagaagaaaaaggaaagagtATTCTACATGAAAGCTCTACAATTCCATCTACTTTGGTTGTCTTACCAAATGAGGATGAGTTTGATTCGGATGCCTCTTGTGAGAGTTTGGATGACGATGGCAACATAAAACCAAAGAGCAAACTATACTCCAAGAATATCCCTTTCAATGATGTGAAGTTGGAGCTTGTAATGAGATTCAAGGATGCGAAAGAGTGCCAAGATGTAGTGCGGCAATGGGCTGTTGCAAATGGCTACAATATCAAGTGGACTAAGACTTCATATGGTAAGGTTGAAGCTGTTTGCGCACCAGGATGCAATTGGAGGTTATATGCTAGTAGGATACATGGGCAACCCACGTGTATAATTAAAACCTTGAATGTGACACACTCTTGCATAAGAGCACAAGTTAATAGGCAAGTGAATGCGAAGTTCGTGGCTGCCCATTTCTTACCGAAGCTTAGAAACAATGCTAATATAACGGTCAAAGAAATGATTGTTGATTTGGAGGTGACATATGGCTGTAAAGTTAGACCAATGAAATGTTATAGGGGTAAACGGTTGGCGTTGGAGCAGATTAGGGGCACATTTCATGATCATTATGCCAAGCTTAGACCCTATGTGATGGAGTTGATGAGGAACGACAAAGAAGGTCGTTTTGAGTTGAAAACCTTTCTGGATAAGCAAGAAAAACCCGTGTTTGAGCGCATCTACATCGGCTTCTCAGCATTGAGAAAGGGTTTTTTGCAAGGTTGTAGGAAGTATATTAGATTTGATGCATGCTTCTTGAAGACCGTCCTCGGAGGATCATTGCTAGCAGCTGTGTCAAAGGATTGCAACAACAAGATGTATCCCATTGCTTTGGCTGTCGTGGAGAAGGAGAACGAGCATAGCTGGACTTGGTTCTTTGAGCGCTTGTTCGAAGATCTAAATATCAACGACGGACTAGGATGGACTTTCATGAGCGACAAGCAAAAG GGGTTGATTAATGGCATACAGAGGCTCGCTCCCCTTAGTGAGCACAGACATTGCGCAAGACATATATACGCGAACTGGAAAAAGAATTTCCTAGGGCCAAAATTCAAGGTGATGTTTTGGAACATTGCAAAAGCTAATTCAAAGACAGAATTTGAATGGTGCTTGGATGAGATGCGTCAAGTGAATGCACAGGCAGCCGAAGATTTCATGAGCAAGGGACCCTCATCTTTCTGTAAGGCTCTCATAAACTCTTTCACGAGGACCGACACTATTGACAACAATGTGTGTGAGACCTTTAACAGTTATATTTTGAAATCAAGAGACAAACCTTTGATTGATATGCTAGAGGATATTAGGACGAGTATCATGACTAGGATATATGATTTGAGTGCTGGCATGGAAAAAAGCATGGATTCATCTGATTTACTTTGTCCTAATATTCGAAAGAAGCTCATTAAAATTGAGAATAACGTGAGGCATTGCATTGTAAGGCCGGCGGTTGGGGGAAAGTTTGAAGTACATCATAAAGATGATGCATATGTTGTTGATGTTGTTGGGAAGGTCTGTTCTTGTAGGTCATGGGAGTTAACTGCCATCCCATGTGTGCATGCCTTAAGCTGTATATTTCATAATAGGGAGGATCCGGTTGCATATATTGATCCCTTTTACTATAAGTCCAATGCTTTGGAATGCTATAAGTTTGGGTTACATCCGCTGCCTGGATACAAGGCTTGGCCTGTAGTTGAGGGTCATCCAATCTTGCCTCCTCAATATTCTAGACCTACCGGAAGACCTAAGAAGTGTAGGCGTAGGGGACTTGATGATGAACAAAACAAATCCAACACCAAATTATCTATGCGTGGACTACAAATGTCGTGCAAAAATTGTGGTGGATTTGATCATAATAAGCGTACTTGTAAGGCCCCTCCAAAGGTAAATTTTTGTTATGAATTTCTACATTGA